The following are encoded together in the Pseudoalteromonas carrageenovora IAM 12662 genome:
- a CDS encoding helix-turn-helix transcriptional regulator gives MIDNLLTWSIFLRCVVPMLVATVFFTAFVYFSLERHRFGSSYYYFVVFFVTFIFYLCGPAFNILPIEYAKPYIQLGRTILFFWLGLPSLLIALFRFSNVTLPKSVMYFSYSFGLAFSVCFLVLTELAHPKINVLKGFGLIIAPIDWLKLTHIYSFQIVTFVVLLIIPCFYLLQHIPKAQNKGYIYSAISLGFIAVLGSMAEHWITYYSGTSLCGLIWLGAMFKDIQTVYDKAKTKNDHIIPLQIKNSQDSQIISFFKADKGSVSRQVHPPWPVPCKSKLQEQDSSESKESKAEQVKINNCVVQNAMLYIENNYFNDINIDTVAFSVGVSRSYLVKQFKLATNKTINNRIIEVRIEQAKKVLLKKSVTETAYEVGFNNSNYFATVFKKRTNYTPKQFKRTFSS, from the coding sequence GTGATAGACAATTTGTTAACGTGGAGTATATTTTTGCGTTGCGTTGTGCCGATGTTAGTCGCGACTGTTTTTTTTACTGCGTTTGTGTACTTTTCTTTAGAGCGACACCGTTTTGGTTCATCGTATTACTATTTTGTAGTGTTTTTTGTGACTTTTATTTTTTATCTATGCGGCCCTGCTTTTAATATTCTTCCTATTGAGTATGCCAAACCATACATTCAATTAGGACGAACAATTTTATTTTTTTGGCTGGGTTTACCTTCTTTGTTAATAGCACTTTTTAGATTTTCAAATGTTACATTACCTAAGTCAGTCATGTACTTTAGTTATAGTTTTGGATTAGCATTTTCAGTGTGCTTTTTAGTTTTAACAGAGTTGGCGCATCCTAAAATTAACGTACTTAAAGGGTTTGGGCTAATAATCGCCCCTATTGATTGGCTCAAACTCACTCACATATACTCCTTTCAGATTGTCACCTTTGTAGTTTTACTAATTATTCCCTGTTTCTATTTATTGCAGCATATACCTAAAGCACAAAATAAAGGTTATATATACAGCGCTATTAGTTTAGGTTTTATTGCTGTTTTGGGGAGTATGGCAGAGCATTGGATTACGTATTATTCAGGTACTAGTCTATGTGGGTTAATTTGGTTAGGGGCCATGTTTAAGGATATACAGACAGTATATGATAAAGCTAAAACTAAAAATGATCATATCATTCCTTTGCAAATTAAAAATTCTCAAGATAGTCAAATAATTAGTTTTTTTAAAGCTGACAAAGGGAGTGTGAGCAGGCAAGTACACCCACCTTGGCCTGTGCCTTGTAAAAGTAAACTGCAAGAGCAAGATAGTAGTGAGTCTAAAGAGAGTAAGGCAGAGCAAGTTAAAATTAACAACTGCGTTGTACAGAACGCAATGCTGTACATAGAAAACAATTATTTCAACGATATAAATATAGACACGGTTGCTTTTTCTGTTGGCGTAAGTCGCTCTTATCTCGTTAAACAATTTAAGTTAGCAACGAATAAAACGATTAATAATAGAATCATAGAAGTAAGAATAGAGCAGGCTAAAAAAGTATTACTAAAAAAATCTGTTACAGAAACAGCTTATGAAGTTGGTTTTAATAACTCAAACTACTTCGCGACAGTTTTTAAAAAAAGAACAAACTACACGCCCAAGCAATTTAAACGTACTTTTTCCAGCTAA
- a CDS encoding family 16 glycosylhydrolase, which translates to MKPISIVAFPIPAISMLLLSAVSQAASMQPPIAKPGETWILQAKRSDEFNVKDATKWNFQTENYGVWSWKNENATVSNGKLKLTTKRESHQRTFWDGCNQQQVANYPLYYTSGVAKSRATGNYGYYEARIKGASTFPGVSPAFWMYSTIDRSLTKEGDVQYSEIDVVELTQKSAVRESDHDLHNIVVKNGKPTWMRPGSFPQTNHNGYHLPFDPRNDFHTYGVNVTKDKITWYVDGEIVGEKDNLYWHRQMNLTLSQGLRAPHTQWKCNQFYPSANKSAEGFPTSMEVDYVRTWVKVGNNNSAPGEGQSCPNTFVAVNSVQLSAAKQTLRKGQSTTLESTVLPNCATNKKVIYSSSNKNVATVNSAGVVKAKNKGTATITVKTKNKGKIDKLTIAVN; encoded by the coding sequence ATGAAACCTATAAGTATTGTGGCATTCCCTATACCAGCTATAAGTATGCTTCTTTTAAGTGCAGTATCACAAGCAGCATCTATGCAACCTCCCATCGCAAAACCTGGTGAAACATGGATTTTACAAGCCAAACGCTCTGACGAATTTAACGTAAAAGATGCGACAAAGTGGAACTTTCAAACAGAAAACTATGGGGTATGGTCTTGGAAAAATGAAAATGCGACAGTATCTAATGGCAAACTAAAATTAACCACTAAGCGAGAATCTCATCAACGTACATTCTGGGATGGCTGTAATCAGCAGCAAGTTGCAAATTACCCACTTTATTATACATCGGGTGTCGCTAAATCCAGAGCTACAGGTAATTATGGCTATTACGAAGCTCGAATCAAAGGAGCGAGTACATTTCCTGGCGTATCGCCTGCTTTTTGGATGTATAGCACCATTGACCGTTCATTAACGAAAGAAGGGGATGTCCAATATAGCGAAATAGACGTAGTGGAACTTACTCAAAAAAGTGCAGTGAGAGAGTCTGATCATGACTTACACAATATTGTAGTAAAAAATGGAAAACCAACATGGATGCGTCCAGGGTCTTTTCCGCAGACAAATCATAACGGATACCATCTACCTTTCGATCCTCGAAATGACTTTCACACCTATGGTGTCAATGTAACTAAAGACAAGATCACTTGGTACGTAGATGGTGAAATTGTGGGCGAAAAGGATAACTTATACTGGCATCGTCAAATGAATCTCACATTATCACAAGGCTTACGCGCGCCGCATACACAATGGAAATGTAATCAATTTTACCCATCAGCGAATAAATCAGCAGAAGGCTTCCCAACATCAATGGAAGTTGATTATGTAAGAACGTGGGTAAAGGTGGGCAATAACAACTCTGCTCCAGGCGAGGGGCAGTCATGTCCTAACACGTTTGTAGCTGTCAATAGTGTTCAACTAAGCGCAGCAAAACAAACACTTCGAAAGGGCCAATCTACAACGCTAGAAAGCACAGTTCTTCCAAACTGTGCAACCAACAAGAAAGTCATTTATTCATCAAGCAATAAAAATGTGGCAACTGTGAACAGTGCTGGCGTTGTAAAAGCTAAAAATAAAGGCACTGCGACGATTACGGTTAAAACTAAAAACAAAGGGAAAATAGATAAATTAACCATTGCGGTGAATTAA
- a CDS encoding 2-keto-4-pentenoate hydratase, translating into MENSEKFEHIAAHLLSKREYGSGASDLPKGFTLGSIEDVLAIQKLMIKHNGETVYGWKCMLPSNNGIITLAPLLHKPIYATKACLLKTKNNKALIEPEIAFILNKDLSALKVYTNEQIDNAVGSAHLALELIENRFSKQYEATQFEKLADGLSNQGVYIGPEISQKKAYESNNITLIVEQEGDNSFNVAGQHPGKLPQLPLYWAINFLSANGFKLEKNQVFITGSYNGLMEMEINKQIQITYDGLGKIHVKFET; encoded by the coding sequence ATGGAAAATTCAGAAAAATTTGAACATATAGCAGCACACTTATTAAGTAAGAGAGAGTACGGTAGTGGCGCCTCAGATCTTCCTAAAGGTTTCACGCTTGGCTCGATTGAAGACGTTTTAGCAATTCAAAAATTGATGATAAAGCATAATGGTGAGACCGTTTACGGTTGGAAATGTATGCTTCCGTCAAACAATGGCATAATTACTCTAGCTCCGCTGCTTCATAAGCCAATTTATGCCACTAAGGCTTGCTTGTTAAAGACAAAAAATAACAAAGCTCTGATAGAGCCTGAGATTGCTTTTATATTAAACAAAGACTTAAGTGCGTTGAAGGTATATACAAATGAACAAATAGATAATGCTGTAGGCAGTGCACATCTAGCATTAGAGCTTATTGAAAACAGGTTTAGCAAGCAATACGAAGCTACACAGTTTGAAAAACTTGCCGACGGTTTATCTAATCAAGGTGTGTATATCGGCCCAGAAATAAGCCAGAAAAAAGCATATGAGAGTAATAATATAACGCTTATAGTGGAGCAGGAAGGCGACAATAGCTTTAATGTTGCAGGGCAGCATCCAGGCAAGTTACCTCAACTTCCACTTTATTGGGCCATCAATTTTTTATCTGCAAATGGCTTTAAGTTAGAAAAAAACCAAGTGTTTATAACCGGCTCATATAATGGCCTTATGGAGATGGAGATAAATAAACAGATACAAATAACGTATGATGGGCTTGGTAAAATACACGTTAAATTTGAAACTTAA
- a CDS encoding outer membrane protein assembly factor BamB family protein, protein MKIKILSAMVASSLLIGCVIPTVKASQSAIKSIETNRTITKVRTGMLSGGSSIITTSYEGTVAAYKFNGEKLWENELSGFMNHDIWVQDINGDGLVEIFAANADGNVYCINSDGSLKWTFGLNEVPMNSVTVISDADKKYVVAGGYDKNLYYISTNGELLKTIESGTYSEEGVFGDGVKPEARTHTVNFVRPVKSSDGTEKLVVLGTNNSLQSSGRFYIFEPFADLPSEKSRISIKKGIGDLRTVDFDNDGNDELTLGNSAQIGDAAISVMNLDDLSQKKSQINDIARRIDRFGYRVAQTEVVMNEGTPTYLTLFGSRILLTPESFDVNDSEILANKYSYYDMWKDKSSNKLVLASAQSGGSQVHIIDTSNPSWKSAYEELEPQGKLAAIQENTRAIERQLSNFQKPTRERAPLPVYFISESRNEIPTTIERSEFLYDSPVFLNYSTLPNVENWDRSEVLADNPKYRDKRDRRKNYTLSSEEMFNKLSAGYDNSDGISQWAGHGNDPYMISLATMKRIISSGDGKKTVNIYPEIEGHGDAFNKVLSDHFYPLAEFSSENNANLFMRNKHTFWQSTIYAPEWSELRSGRLADAFVPAMEETTDKSMEMSVAGRMGLWAAGSVDNWGERYARDNPSFDRLRQHSHQMVPNHALRQIIYKIASGARYINNFGFNQEYMSLAWELIGKGALYVPKREELLSLSPVHISMKEPDPIYRETSNNVKWTTFYDEEKDSIPYVFSRLNGTWPGAKTLPWDYSNYAADTKERRLDFIPKFPKGLVLITPVQQGKFKDEGTVRGTLADNMHPIYKDIMKEYITDGKNYYNPNGEQVMAADSVRYRQIKNKIEEKSNLLPMTVSGEAAWVVAQSAEKHLRLTLVDSGYLNPSNKVAKVKFNSVTPVAIVDVLSGETFSPDSNGVVEIPVLAGAFRFIDVKITEDLRNMQSSTL, encoded by the coding sequence ATGAAAATAAAAATTCTATCTGCAATGGTAGCTAGCTCGTTATTAATTGGCTGCGTTATCCCTACCGTTAAAGCTTCTCAATCGGCTATTAAAAGTATTGAAACAAACCGAACAATTACTAAAGTTAGAACAGGAATGTTGAGTGGAGGCTCATCAATCATAACTACAAGCTATGAAGGGACTGTAGCTGCATATAAGTTTAATGGAGAAAAACTGTGGGAAAATGAACTCTCGGGTTTTATGAATCATGATATTTGGGTTCAAGATATTAATGGTGATGGACTTGTAGAGATATTTGCTGCGAATGCCGATGGCAATGTTTACTGTATTAATAGTGATGGTTCTTTAAAGTGGACGTTTGGTCTAAATGAAGTCCCTATGAACTCTGTAACTGTAATCTCTGATGCAGATAAAAAGTATGTTGTGGCAGGTGGTTACGATAAAAACTTGTATTACATATCGACTAATGGTGAACTTTTAAAAACAATTGAATCAGGTACTTACTCAGAAGAAGGGGTGTTTGGGGATGGCGTCAAGCCTGAAGCTCGAACTCATACTGTAAATTTCGTCCGTCCAGTAAAATCTAGTGACGGCACTGAAAAACTAGTAGTTCTAGGGACTAATAATAGCCTTCAGAGTTCTGGTCGGTTCTATATTTTTGAACCATTTGCTGATTTACCCAGTGAAAAGAGTCGAATATCTATTAAAAAGGGGATAGGAGACCTTCGCACTGTAGATTTTGATAATGATGGTAATGACGAACTTACGCTAGGTAATAGTGCACAGATAGGTGATGCTGCAATTTCTGTTATGAATTTGGATGATCTGTCACAGAAGAAAAGCCAAATTAATGACATTGCACGTAGAATAGATCGCTTTGGGTATAGGGTTGCTCAAACAGAAGTTGTTATGAATGAAGGCACTCCTACATACCTGACACTTTTTGGCTCTAGGATACTTCTAACACCAGAGTCATTTGACGTGAACGATTCTGAAATACTTGCAAATAAATACTCTTATTATGACATGTGGAAAGATAAAAGTTCAAATAAGTTGGTTTTAGCTAGTGCACAAAGTGGTGGCAGCCAAGTGCATATTATTGATACTTCTAACCCAAGTTGGAAGTCTGCTTACGAGGAATTAGAGCCTCAAGGTAAATTAGCTGCAATACAAGAAAATACTAGAGCAATTGAAAGGCAACTATCTAACTTTCAAAAGCCTACGCGAGAGCGTGCTCCTTTGCCCGTGTATTTTATTTCAGAAAGTAGAAATGAAATTCCAACAACAATCGAGCGAAGTGAGTTTTTGTATGACTCACCAGTATTTTTAAATTACTCAACTCTACCAAATGTAGAGAACTGGGATAGAAGTGAAGTTCTTGCTGATAATCCTAAATACAGAGATAAGAGAGACCGTCGTAAAAACTATACACTATCATCTGAAGAAATGTTTAATAAGCTTTCGGCTGGATATGATAATAGCGATGGGATATCACAATGGGCAGGGCATGGAAATGATCCGTATATGATTAGTTTAGCTACTATGAAAAGAATTATTAGTAGTGGCGATGGGAAAAAAACGGTCAATATATATCCAGAGATAGAAGGACATGGAGATGCATTTAATAAAGTACTAAGTGATCATTTCTACCCTTTGGCTGAGTTTAGTAGTGAGAATAATGCTAATTTGTTTATGCGCAATAAACATACATTTTGGCAATCAACTATATATGCTCCAGAGTGGTCGGAGTTACGTTCTGGACGTTTAGCTGATGCGTTTGTACCTGCAATGGAAGAAACAACAGATAAATCAATGGAAATGAGTGTGGCCGGGAGAATGGGGTTATGGGCTGCAGGCTCTGTAGATAATTGGGGTGAAAGATACGCAAGAGACAATCCTAGTTTTGACCGTTTACGCCAACACTCTCATCAAATGGTCCCCAACCATGCACTAAGGCAAATAATATATAAGATAGCGTCTGGTGCCAGATATATAAATAACTTCGGCTTCAATCAGGAGTATATGAGCCTTGCTTGGGAGTTAATTGGTAAAGGCGCTCTTTATGTACCAAAGCGTGAAGAATTATTAAGCTTGTCACCAGTTCACATAAGTATGAAAGAACCAGATCCAATCTACAGAGAAACATCAAATAATGTGAAGTGGACTACGTTCTATGATGAAGAAAAAGACTCTATTCCATATGTGTTTAGTCGCTTAAATGGTACTTGGCCAGGTGCAAAAACTTTGCCTTGGGATTACTCTAATTATGCTGCCGATACTAAAGAAAGGAGATTAGATTTTATACCAAAATTTCCTAAAGGATTAGTTTTAATTACGCCTGTTCAGCAAGGTAAATTTAAAGATGAAGGCACCGTTAGAGGCACATTAGCTGATAACATGCACCCTATCTATAAAGATATAATGAAAGAGTATATTACTGACGGTAAAAACTACTATAACCCTAATGGTGAGCAAGTAATGGCTGCTGATAGTGTTAGATACAGACAAATTAAAAATAAGATTGAAGAAAAATCGAATCTTTTACCAATGACTGTATCAGGAGAAGCCGCTTGGGTTGTTGCTCAATCTGCTGAAAAGCATTTGCGACTGACGCTGGTTGATAGTGGTTATTTAAATCCGAGTAACAAAGTTGCTAAGGTTAAATTTAACTCTGTAACACCTGTAGCGATAGTAGATGTATTGTCAGGTGAGACATTTTCGCCAGATTCAAATGGGGTTGTAGAAATACCGGTCTTAGCTGGTGCTTTTAGGTTCATTGATGTGAAAATTACTGAAGACCTTAGAAACATGCAAAGTTCAACATTGTAA
- a CDS encoding LysR family transcriptional regulator, producing MNTSDLNLFIRIVETGSITETAKQLSVTPAAVSSALKRLEKKLDIQLLIRTTRQLRITPQGEQFLFHCRQALASLEQGRIAAHQTQGKVSGKLRLSVSSDLGRNTLLHWVEELLDEHPLLSIDLTVGDSISDFFLDQVDMALRYGKLEDSSMVSFHIATMSRITCASPSYISKHGELTHPNSLKEHNCLLHRRAGRLLNSWEYAGHSGSYKVKVDSNRVSNDTDIVRKWAVSGKGIAYRSQIDVHSELRSGQLVRLLPGFESPPVELNLICPSREQVSPAVIAFRELLRKKVTQIVS from the coding sequence ATGAATACATCAGATCTCAATCTATTCATACGAATAGTGGAAACAGGCAGCATAACGGAAACCGCAAAACAACTGAGTGTCACTCCTGCGGCAGTCAGCTCTGCGCTTAAAAGACTGGAAAAAAAGTTGGATATACAGCTACTTATTAGAACCACAAGGCAATTAAGGATCACACCTCAAGGCGAACAATTTCTGTTTCATTGTCGCCAGGCATTAGCCAGTTTGGAGCAAGGTCGTATAGCTGCACATCAGACACAAGGTAAGGTGAGTGGTAAGTTAAGGTTGTCCGTTTCATCTGACTTAGGGCGCAATACTCTTTTACACTGGGTAGAAGAGTTACTGGATGAACACCCTTTATTGTCGATTGACCTTACGGTTGGCGATTCAATTTCAGATTTTTTTCTCGACCAAGTTGATATGGCACTTCGTTATGGGAAGCTAGAAGACTCATCGATGGTTTCATTTCATATCGCCACCATGAGCAGGATCACCTGCGCCTCTCCATCCTATATATCTAAACATGGTGAGCTAACGCATCCTAACAGCTTAAAGGAGCATAATTGCTTATTGCACCGTCGAGCTGGTCGTTTATTGAACAGTTGGGAATACGCTGGTCATTCTGGTTCATACAAAGTCAAAGTGGATAGCAATCGAGTCAGCAATGATACTGACATTGTTCGTAAATGGGCTGTTAGTGGTAAAGGGATAGCGTATCGCTCCCAGATAGATGTCCATTCAGAACTTCGGAGTGGGCAACTTGTACGGCTTTTACCAGGCTTTGAATCACCACCTGTTGAGTTAAATCTAATCTGTCCAAGCAGAGAGCAGGTTAGCCCCGCTGTTATTGCTTTTCGGGAACTGCTCAGGAAGAAAGTGACACAAATCGTTTCGTGA
- a CDS encoding NADH:flavin oxidoreductase/NADH oxidase family protein, producing the protein MTQPLHTANLLDPPLELPCGAVIKNRLIKSAMSDSLADGEGNPTEAQSRLYERWAEGVIGLSVIGEVQVDPRFPEKPGNLVLTNQSNLKDLQMLTSRASINDAHIWPQLGHAGGLAYKLLSQPKGPSPLKISEFECAGMSEKEVSLLPDVYARAAKIAKKTGFTGVQIHAGHGFLLSQFLSPLFNHRKDQYGGSIQARSRIVIEIIEKVRDAVGGTFPIGIKMNSSDQLEGGLSQDDALEVIRILNKTSIDLIEISGGSYFPGAKSSSDSASSGPYFIDFAIKAKSLTSIPLVVTGGFKKREQVIDALSINAADSIGLGRALILRPDLPNEWIDGEGVTPRFPKFKSPPQGGITAWYTMLLTAIANDNEREFNLELLPAIQAYENRDKARVMRWQAKYQL; encoded by the coding sequence ATGACCCAGCCATTACACACCGCGAACTTACTTGATCCTCCTTTAGAGCTCCCTTGTGGCGCAGTCATCAAAAACCGTCTAATAAAGTCAGCAATGTCTGACTCACTCGCTGACGGTGAAGGGAACCCTACTGAAGCTCAGTCTCGACTCTATGAACGATGGGCAGAGGGTGTTATTGGGTTATCCGTCATTGGTGAAGTGCAGGTAGATCCCAGGTTCCCTGAGAAACCAGGAAACCTGGTATTAACTAATCAATCCAACCTAAAAGATTTACAAATGTTAACCTCCCGTGCATCGATTAATGATGCCCACATATGGCCTCAGTTAGGTCATGCAGGAGGACTGGCTTACAAACTACTTAGCCAGCCCAAAGGTCCATCACCTCTTAAGATAAGTGAATTTGAATGTGCAGGTATGTCAGAGAAAGAAGTATCTTTATTGCCAGATGTGTATGCCAGAGCTGCGAAGATTGCTAAAAAAACAGGGTTCACAGGTGTTCAGATACATGCAGGTCATGGTTTTCTGCTTAGCCAATTTCTGTCTCCGCTATTCAATCACCGCAAAGACCAATATGGCGGTTCAATACAAGCACGTAGCAGAATCGTTATAGAGATAATAGAGAAAGTCCGAGATGCGGTGGGGGGGACTTTTCCTATTGGCATCAAGATGAACTCTTCTGATCAACTAGAAGGAGGATTATCTCAAGACGACGCTCTAGAAGTTATTCGCATCCTTAATAAAACGTCTATCGACTTGATTGAGATAAGCGGCGGTTCTTATTTTCCTGGAGCAAAATCCAGCTCTGACAGTGCTTCAAGCGGCCCGTACTTCATTGACTTTGCAATAAAGGCTAAAAGCTTAACAAGTATTCCTTTAGTAGTGACTGGCGGTTTTAAAAAACGGGAGCAGGTAATAGATGCCTTATCTATAAATGCAGCGGACTCCATTGGTCTTGGACGAGCATTGATACTCAGACCCGATTTGCCAAATGAATGGATAGATGGAGAAGGTGTTACTCCTCGCTTTCCAAAGTTTAAGTCACCACCTCAGGGGGGAATTACAGCCTGGTACACAATGCTTCTCACGGCGATAGCTAATGACAACGAAAGAGAGTTCAACTTAGAACTATTACCAGCGATTCAGGCCTATGAAAATCGTGACAAAGCGCGTGTTATGAGATGGCAGGCTAAGTATCAATTATAA
- a CDS encoding replication initiation protein codes for MSSKNSSKIVFANKLLHAGYSLEINEQRLINLALSKINSKKSNPGQIVIYPTEYAQCFGLSKRSVYEQLSSAAKSLQDKSVTILDDSGEAVSIPWVSNATYEKVKNQGSFITLEFSEAIEPYIFNIEGNFTELFFHNTVKLNSLASLRLYGLLNEVRNYHNYKRQGAVVVNFQLPEMKQKLFLSESYGAWRDFKSRVLLPAIEKINAHTDICVKFKPKKMGNCITAIEFAYSTQCPSKSEHIARPRLARRPKVKKGSHEEGVWARVNLNRLGGYELSNQNENPAFRLAKADIRRCITYAKIIGDDKAKSYYSKQLNKKQP; via the coding sequence ATGAGCAGTAAAAATTCTTCAAAAATTGTTTTCGCCAATAAGCTATTACATGCGGGATATTCGCTAGAGATTAATGAGCAGCGATTAATAAATCTCGCGTTGTCTAAAATCAATTCCAAAAAGTCTAACCCAGGACAAATTGTTATTTATCCAACGGAATATGCCCAGTGTTTTGGCCTCAGTAAGCGCAGCGTTTATGAGCAGCTGAGTTCTGCCGCAAAGTCACTCCAAGATAAATCCGTCACTATTTTAGACGATAGCGGTGAAGCGGTATCAATCCCGTGGGTGAGCAATGCTACATACGAAAAGGTGAAAAATCAGGGCTCGTTTATCACACTGGAGTTTTCAGAAGCTATCGAGCCGTATATTTTTAATATAGAGGGTAATTTCACAGAGTTATTTTTTCATAACACAGTAAAATTAAACAGTCTGGCATCACTTCGATTGTATGGACTCCTAAACGAGGTGCGAAATTACCACAATTACAAACGGCAGGGCGCGGTAGTTGTGAATTTTCAATTACCAGAGATGAAACAGAAATTATTTTTATCCGAATCATACGGCGCATGGCGGGATTTTAAGTCGCGTGTATTGTTACCTGCTATTGAAAAAATCAATGCCCACACAGATATATGCGTAAAGTTTAAGCCAAAAAAAATGGGCAATTGTATTACTGCGATTGAGTTTGCGTACAGCACTCAATGCCCTAGTAAAAGTGAACATATAGCTAGGCCGAGGTTAGCTCGTCGGCCGAAGGTAAAAAAGGGCTCGCATGAAGAAGGGGTATGGGCTCGGGTTAACCTCAATCGATTAGGAGGCTATGAGCTATCAAACCAAAACGAAAACCCCGCTTTTAGATTGGCAAAAGCCGATATAAGGCGCTGTATAACGTATGCAAAAATCATTGGTGACGATAAAGCTAAGTCGTATTACTCTAAACAGTTGAATAAAAAACAACCATAA